From Motacilla alba alba isolate MOTALB_02 chromosome 9, Motacilla_alba_V1.0_pri, whole genome shotgun sequence, a single genomic window includes:
- the P2RY14 gene encoding P2Y purinoceptor 14: protein MLNSSTSSWGNNCSHSTVITTTVIPLLYCLIFLAGLSLNALAAWVFLYVSSTKSFIVYLKNIAVADLLMSLTFPFKILADSELAPAELSLFVCRYSAVVFYMNMYIGITFFGLIGFDRYYKIVKPLFASFVHTVNYSKVVSVIIWLSLMIMSFPNMILTNEITEDNYSRKCIGLKSELGRQWHKATTYVCTGIFWIVFFLLIVFYTSISKKIYSSYKKFRRSSDMAKRKTSRNIFSIMFVFVICFVPYHLCRTPYTVSQTSSRFTCQSQKLLYYAKEFTLVLSAGNVCLDPIIYFFLCLPFREKLYQKLHLKLKASSEVEISKSRRSNTLGESINIV, encoded by the coding sequence ATGCTCAactccagcaccagctcctggggaaacaactgcagccacagcacgGTGATAACCACGACAGTCATCCCGCTGCTCTACTGCCTCATCTTCCTCGCTGGGCTCTCGCTCAACGCCCTGGCAGCCTGGGTCTTCCTCTACGTTTCCAGCACAAAGAGCTTCATTGTCTATCTCAAGAACATCGCTGTGGCCGACCTCCTCATGAGCCTGACGTTTCCTTTCAAAATCCTGGCTGACTCGGAGCTtgcccctgcagagctcagcctgttCGTGTGCAGGTACTCGGCAGTGGTGTTCTACATGAACATGTACATCGGGATCACCTTCTTTGGCCTCATAGGCTTTGACAGGTACTACAAAATCGTAAAGCCTTTGTTCGCCTCCTTTGTTCACACAGTTAACTACAGCAAGGTGGTCTCTGTGATCATATGGCTGTCATTAATGATTATGTCGTTCCCAAATATGATTTTAACTAATGAAATCACCGAAGACAATTACTCCAGAAAATGTATAGGTCTTAAAAGCGAGCTTGGCAGGCAGTGGCACAAAGCAACAACTTATGTTTGCACAGGGATTTTctggattgtttttttcctgctaatcGTATTTTACACTTCTATATCCAAAAAGATATACAGCTCTTACAAAAAATTCCGGAGGAGCTCAGACATGGCCAAGAGAAAAACCAGCCGGAACATATTCAGCATCATGTTTGTGTTTGTCATTTGCTTTGTGCCCTACCACCTCTGCAGGACCCCATACACCGTGAGCCAGACCAGCTCCCGGTTCACCTGCCAGTCCCAAAAATTGCTGTACTACGCCAAGGAGTTCACTCTGGTGCTGTCTGCAGGAAACGTCTGCCTCGACcccattatttattttttcctctgcctcccctttAGAGAAAAGCTGTATCAAAAACTGCACCTCAAGCTGAAAGCTTCAAGTGAGGTTGAAATTTCTAAATCCAGAAGATCAAATACGCTTGGGGAAAGCATAAACATAGTGTAG